The Naumovozyma dairenensis CBS 421 chromosome 2, complete genome genome segment AAcctcttttctttaatatcgACTCCTTATCGCTGAACGCGACGGCGTAGCCTACCTGTAATGATTGtatcaattgaattaaattacaaaaatatatatgcaCCAAGTAATTCTCCCGCCATTTATAAAGTTTACTATGTTATCTGTTTTTGCTGTCGTTGGTTATATTGTCATGGATTGTTTTATGTCTCCTTATTGCATTGGTACTCCTCTACCTCTACCTCCACCTGGAGCAGGTGGCATCATGCCAGCGTTGGCTGATTGATGTTCTTGATTAGTAATAGTTTCATCGACAgacaaaatcaaattcgTAGCTTCTGTCGCACTTTGCAATGCATTAATTTTCACTAAAGCTGGTTCCCATACAAATTTGCTAAAGTTATCACCAATGTTTTCAGTTTCAAAATCTACACCAAACCATTTTTCACCTTTACTGTGGGCCAATcttaatttattcaataattctacAGCATCAAACCCAGCGTTCTCACATAATTGTCTTGGAATAACTTCTAAAGCTTTAGCGAATGCATTGATAATAAGTTGTTGCTTACCGGCAATAGTTTTAGAATAATCTCTTAGATATTTAGatatttccatttcaatGGCACCACCACCGGCAACGACTAATTTGTTTTGTAATGCTCTCTTAACGATCATGATGGCATCATGCAAAGATCTTTCTACTTCAGCAATGACTTGTTCAGCACCACCTCTTAAAAGTAATGTGCATGTTTTAGCTTGTGGACAACCTTTGAATAAATTGTAACGTTCAGCACCAATCtgtatttcttcaaaagtttCACACGTACCTAAATAGTCCGGTTTAATATCCGAAGTGGTGGACTGTATCGAACCCCCTACAGCTTGGATTACACGATTCATATCATCAGAACTAACTCTACCAGCACAGAAAATATTCCTGTCAGCAAAGTATTGTGTAGCTAAATCACCGATTGGAAGTTTAGATAATACAATATTTGCACCCGTGTCTTTGATTTGTTCCAATTTATCAAGAATAATTTGCCATTCAGCATCCACAATAGCTTGGTAATCAGATACTTGTTCTACACGGACTTCTGCGTTATCCTTTTCAGCTTTCAACTCTAATTCAACATTTAAACTTAAGATCTTAGGGTTCTTAAAATTCTTTGGTTGTTGTTCAAACCCAGCATATGAGAAGGTTTTCTTAAAGGCAACACCATCAATAAACATGGATTCCTCCATAGCTCCACCTGGAATTTTCTTAATACCAATCAACTTATCATCtaaatcatctttatctaatgataaaaCTGCATCGACACACATCTTAACGAAGAAATCAGCATTCTTATAAATCAGTTTGGAGCTCATGGCAGTTCTAGCACAACGTTCTAGTAATTCTCTACTTCCTTCATGTTCAACTGAGACATCGGTTGCtaattctttaatcttCTCAACAGCTAGCCGAACTGCAGTTCTATAACccttcataataatatgagAAGAAATACCTTCTTCCAAGAATGGTTTTGCCTCCTTCATTAGTTCCCCGGCAAGAATAGTCACACTTGTAGTCCCATCACCGACTTCGGCATCTTGAGCTCTTGAAATATCCACTAGAGTTCTTGCAGCTGGATGTACAACATCTAACAATCTTAAAATAGTAGCACCATCATTGGAGATGGTTGTCTTTTGGTTTGATGTTACAATCAAAATGTCAGAACCTAGGGGACCTAATGTTGGCTTCAATGTTTCTTGGATAGCAATGCATGCATTGATGTTGGAAATAATCTGACCTTTGCCTTGGGAGGCATCGGTACCTTCTTTAAGGACAACAATGGTTGGAGTTCTGTTACCAAAATTCATAGCTAGATTGTATGCGGGTATTAGGGCAGGATCCTGGAAAGAATTGAGTTCAGAGGTGTTTGTAGTATGGCAGTAATGGTTACCATCAtctattaattattatatttaaatatatatgaattgatttattctttattttgcAAATTTTTGCCACTTCCAAAACCAATAGCCGGGTAACTGAATTacagaaatattatcaactAATTTGTTACGTACTTGTGGTAATAAGAGACGACACGAGATGTTCACTACGCAAAtctataaagaaaatgatttaaatacTCATCAgcaatataaatatatagatCACCTTCCAGTGTTTAGTTTAGCTATTACGTCAAATTGCCCATAAGTTGACTGTACCATTACTTCGGCCTTCTACCATCCGGTCGTCTCTGCATTTAACTGAGGTTGCGTATGAGTAGGACGATGGCGCCATCATTTCATCGATAACATTTTCTGACTCCCCGCAAAACCAATGATCTTTCTTCTGTTGGTCTATTATCCTAATTCTCTCCTCTCCTTCTGAAATGACTGCTAACAAACCCGGAGGACTGCTATCGAATGAAGTCACTGGTAAACCACAAGGATGTAATTCAAGCCACCCCGCAGTTCTGAGATCCCATACTCTTATGTCT includes the following:
- the CCT7 gene encoding chaperonin-containing T-complex subunit CCT7 (similar to Saccharomyces cerevisiae CCT7 (YJL111W); ancestral locus Anc_1.248) is translated as MNFGNRTPTIVVLKEGTDASQGKGQIISNINACIAIQETLKPTLGPLGSDILIVTSNQKTTISNDGATILRLLDVVHPAARTLVDISRAQDAEVGDGTTSVTILAGELMKEAKPFLEEGISSHIIMKGYRTAVRLAVEKIKELATDVSVEHEGSRELLERCARTAMSSKLIYKNADFFVKMCVDAVLSLDKDDLDDKLIGIKKIPGGAMEESMFIDGVAFKKTFSYAGFEQQPKNFKNPKILSLNVELELKAEKDNAEVRVEQVSDYQAIVDAEWQIILDKLEQIKDTGANIVLSKLPIGDLATQYFADRNIFCAGRVSSDDMNRVIQAVGGSIQSTTSDIKPDYLGTCETFEEIQIGAERYNLFKGCPQAKTCTLLLRGGAEQVIAEVERSLHDAIMIVKRALQNKLVVAGGGAIEMEISKYLRDYSKTIAGKQQLIINAFAKALEVIPRQLCENAGFDAVELLNKLRLAHSKGEKWFGVDFETENIGDNFSKFVWEPALVKINALQSATEATNLILSVDETITNQEHQSANAGMMPPAPGGGRGRGVPMQ